Genomic segment of Cronobacter dublinensis subsp. dublinensis LMG 23823:
GCAACTGCGCACGAGTTTCCACGCCTTCCACCGCCCATTTGCCGAGCGACAGCGGCCAGGTCAGCCAGGAGAGCACCGGATAGGTGGTATCCGCCATATCGCCGACATCCTCACGCAGCGTGAAGCTGCCGTAGAACGGCAGTTGCAGATACGGACCATAACCCACGCCGTAGCGGCCAAGCGTACTGCCGAAACGGTGCGGCTCTTCGCGCTGCAGTTTCGGGTTCGCCATACCGGCCACATCGATAAAGCCGCCCATCCCCAACAGGGTATTCAGGAAGAAACGGGTGAAATGCACCATCCCCTGGTAGGGGTCGCCCTGGATAAATTTATTGAGCATCGAGGCGGGTTCTTCAAGGTTGCTGGTGAAGTTGCCCA
This window contains:
- the mlaA gene encoding phospholipid-binding lipoprotein MlaA, with the translated sequence MNFRLTGLALAATLLVGCASSSDPQQGRSDPFEGFNRTMYTFNFEVVDPYVLRPVAVAWRDYVPQPARNGLGNFTSNLEEPASMLNKFIQGDPYQGMVHFTRFFLNTLLGMGGFIDVAGMANPKLQREEPHRFGSTLGRYGVGYGPYLQLPFYGSFTLREDVGDMADTTYPVLSWLTWPLSLGKWAVEGVETRAQLLDSDGLLRQSSDPYIMVREAYFQRHDFIANGGKLKPNENPNAQAIEGDLKDIDSE